Genomic DNA from Setaria italica strain Yugu1 chromosome V, Setaria_italica_v2.0, whole genome shotgun sequence:
CGCATCCATAGAAGATTAAATTGTGGGGATGGCTTTCATTTCCAAAAGGAGAATTAATGGACGAAAGAAAGGACTCGTACTGGGGTCGACGACTGTGGAGCTGATGAGCTGGCAGGTGACGCCGCGGCCGAGGAACTCGGAGATGCCGTCGATGAGGGAGCCGGCGATGCTGTTGACGTCGAGGACGTTCTTGCGCATGAGCACCACGTTGCCATTCAAGTGGCCATGCTTGTTGCCGCCCGTCAGGTCGTCGATGATCGGGATCTTCACTCCGAACATCTTCGCTACTCGCTGAAGTGGCAGCGGCTGCTACGGTTCCTTGGAGGCTGGAGTGGGTGGGTGGCTAGCTGTGGGTACGGTGCTGCTGTGTGGGAGATCGCTGGGCTAGCGGGCTATTTATAGAGCGGGATGGGGTGGGTGGGGGTTCAAGTAGTGTGAAGCGGGAATTGGCGAAGCGTCGTTCAAAACATGACAACGACGACGTGTGTCGTCACCGTGCAATGTGAGAGTGAGACCATGCATTTAGAACAAGCTATGGTAGTAGGAGTACTAGATGGGGCGCATTTCTGGCCATATTTTTAGGGCGTCTCCGCGTTCCTTCCTTTAGTGcatactaaagtttagtctttAGATCCAGAGACTAAAGACTATTAAAGTAGATGAACAAAGACTAAAATACTCCTAATCAATGTAAAAAACTGCATGGTGTGGTGGCAATAATGAGGGGCAGGGGGTGTCGTCCTGAGCCTTTAGTCTCCTTTAATCACCCCCAGGGACTAGAGGACTAATACCTTTAATCCTCCATTTAGTCTTCTGTTTGTaagtttagggactaaaagatGGCAAAAGggagggactaaactttagtctcaTGGAACCAAATAGCCCCTTAGAGCTGGTTGAATCAATATTTTACTTGTTGTATAGTGCGAAAAGAAAGAGACTAGTGTGAAGGTAAGAGATAGTCCTAAACGTCCCGATATACTTCGTGGAGGTAAGAGATAGTCCTAAACGTCCCGATATACTTCTCTCTCACAGCACAATACTCAATGCTGCTTTCCCTCCTCCATATTTAACATCTTAAAGCTAGTGCTAGATCATACCATTGGAGACGGGCTTGTACACGTGGATAGCATGGCTCTGATCCCTGCACATCTCTGCCTACTACTCCACCCTTTCGCGCATgtgatgtgatgatgtgtaCAGTCTATGCAGAGATCGCATATGCAGACATGCAGTGACACTGACACACAGCCCTGCCCATGCGCGAGTTGTACTCTGCCCTCCCCGATCTCGTGTTGCATGCAGCATGCGTACCATCATGACAGGGACAGCCCCATGTATACTAATAATGACGCTATGGATGTTAAAAATAAAATGCCTCAAACTTTCGCCCAATGTTACCGTAGGATTAACGTGGAGGCATACTCTCATCTCCGGTCTCCGGTGGTGGTATGGTCAACTCGTCGTACTGCATGATGCGAATGAGCTTATTATTAGCACATTTGGCtaatcaaaaaaaatattattagcACATTTGGCTTGTGTCCCTGTCTATCCGATTCAATAAGGTCGTATTTTCGAGATTATTTTTACAAGAAATAGTAATGCATGAACACGTCCGTTCACCAATCGAAACGACATAACTCGCACTACATTAGTCGTACTCCCTCACCCTCTGTTCTTTTGAACTAATTCACTTGTCCTCAAACTCATATATCTAAGAAAGGAGATAATACTCTTCTAAGGCAACATTTATATATGTAGATTTTCAGTTAACTATGATTATAAAACGGGCGAGAATGTCTCCTGTACCGAGACTTGTTTATGCATCGCCGTGTGTAACCaaacatatatataattaaagTGCATAAAAGACTaccaaaaaaatatgaataggTAAAAATGCACTCATGTGCTTGCATATAACCTCGAACAAAACCTTGTGTACGGAGACGAAGAGAAATCGGTAAGACGGCAACGGATCCCTGGTCAGGAACCAGACTTAGAGCATGGTTCGTTTGGCAGGGATCCAGCTATGGCTAAAACGACTGTAGCTGTAGCTTCTCCGATAGAGCAGCTTTAGCTTCATCTTGTCTGTTTagaaaaacgtttggtaaaatgGCTCCTTCGTCAATTTAAAGTGGAAAGATAAGGCGAAGTACCCGTAAtatcttttcctttttgcatcctatttattttccttcccatttttccctttatttttctctccttccccttctctctcttccttatcCGGCTCCCAGTCTTCTTCCTCCGGTCTTGTTCCTCCCGCGATCGAATGCCGACCTCCGACTTTAGCCAGCCCTCTACCTCCCGTCGCCGGctagccccctcctccctccatccCCTCTGGCCTGCACCTGCCTCCCGCCTCCACACCAAAGAAAGGCGGATGGTGCAGCACCTACGCCTCCATGACTTCGTCGGCCAAAACCTGTGCCCCCGCGCGGATCTGCCTGTTTGTGCTGCCAACACATCCTTCCGAGGCGCCATCATTGCTCGTTGGTCGTCCAtggcccgtcgccgccggttcAACAcgagagggaaggagagagcAAACAGGGAAGAGAGAAAAGGGTTGTAGGATGTTTAGAGGAGGTGGTGGCAAAATGGGTATAATTTCGACGAATGTCAGAGGTATATTGGTACCGAATGCTGCGGAGCTAGGAGGGGGCTGCAGGGAGCCAGATTTTTTTGGCTCCATCTCTCCGGTACATTTGCGCGTGCGGCTTCGCCGAAGCTTTGAGCCTGGAGCTATTTTTTGATCACCCTTTGGTACAGCTTAACCAGAAGTCGTGTGCGTAGCTGTTGGAAAAGTTTCCAAAGTCCTACCAAAGAGGTCCTAACTTTCTTTCGTCAGCCGATCTACCATCATTTTCTTTATGTTCTTGTCCATTTTTCAATAATGATAGATGCATTCATGCATATGATGGAGCAAAATATcttgtgtttttttatttttgtttctgaTCTCTGATGCTACAGGTGCGCGCGCGCCCATACCGACCACCCAGATATGCTTGATTTTGTTCTCTATCTATACCGTACGTGCCAGGGCTATATACATATCTTGTGATTATTACATGCACATGGTACCCGATTGGTTGGAGGGGACGATGACGTATTTTTAATTCAGCGCCAACTTGCATTGGAGAGGCCGATCCAATCGTGTAGCCTTTGCATCGTTTTCAAGTATTCATTGGGACTGACTGATACAGTGATACACAAGCCAGCCAAAAAGGGTATGGCCGCAGCATATCTTTCCCTGCAGAAAGCGATCTACTCTCCTAAAACGTGAATAGCCATTCCATAAGAAGGCCTAGCTATTACCCGTCGTCGCGTCCGTGTCATGGGCGCATGACAAGCTACGTGGGTGGCTTTGACGTCCAGGCTGGAGGGCGAAGGTTGAAGAAGGTTGCGGTGGGCGGTGGCAGCATTGCCTTCCATGACTACACAGCGTATACTCGGCTAATTCAGCCATTTTGACCCTCTGATGATTAATAATGATTACTGGTTCGCCAAATTTTCCTTCCAAAATTACCACCTCTATGTACATGCTACTCTAAATATTACTagccctctgtcccaaattactatttgttttcgCTTTtccatctagatatatactatgattagatacatagcaaaaggtacgtatatagaaaagtcaaaacgaatagtatgAAGGAGTAGAACACTAAAAAAAATCTCTGGGACTATGTGGACAAAAATGGACACAATAGCTAGCTAGGTACCGGACCTCACCCACGTTCACTACTTCACTTGACTATATATGGCCTAACTTCCAAAAGAAAGATCTAAACGGAAAGCTTTATGCAttgattttagaaaaagttacatCAAAACGATGCAACAGTACTTGAAAAACTCCAAGTTTCGATTAGGTTACCACTCATGAGGAAAGGCATCGGAGTATAGCACTGTACATTGTCAGGTCACAGCTCCACTccggcctggtttggttccatttgcttatttttaagcaagtgtcacatcaatgtttagatactaattaggagtataaNNNNNNNNNNNNNNNNNNNNNNNNNNNNNNNNNNNNNNNNNNNNNNNNNNNNNNNNNNNNNNNNNNNNNNNNNNNNNNNNNNNNNNNNNNNNNNNNNNNNTACTTTAGTAAATTTTTCTCTGGTCTGGTGCGGgccgaatctattaagcctaattagtccatgatttgacaatgtgctgctacagtaaacatttgctaatgatggattaattaggcttaataagttcgtctcgctgtttagcctccacttatgtaatgggttttgtaaatagcctacgtttaatacttctaattagtatctaaacattgatgtgacacttgcttaaaataagcaaacaaaccaaacgccccctccCAAGTCCCACACATGTATGGTCGTCCTATCCCTTGACAGAATCCCTAGATTTTAGTGCCGTGGAGCAACGTACGTAGAAGGAGCAGAATCTCGCTGCAGCATCAAGGCTAATCAAGAAGGGTCCTCGAGGTTGCAGGCAACATCCCTGAGAGGAGATTGTCCAGAGGGGTTCTTCCTCCTTTCCAAATTATAAActgttttaatttttaaatttataaatattattatacatttagatatagtgtatatctagatgcataataatatctataaatttagaaaaattaaaatgagcATGCGAAACCACATGGTACTTTTGATTTGATTGCACTTCTCATCTCTCCAAACGAATCGACAGCGGATATGATATCGATGCATCACGTACGAGCTGGGTCAGAAGCCGACTATATATCATTTTTCTCGTGGTAGCTAATTGAGCTCTGATTAAATAAGATTCCGGTTAGGAGGCCGGTCGACGTACTACGTGCTCATCAGCGATGCAATTTGCCATGCGACGCACGAGCTAGCGTTTGGTGTCGGCACCCGGGACGCGCTAGCTGTCCTCCTCCCTCATCACTTACGCGGCGAGCATGCATGGCCAGGGCCCCGCCCGGCCTGCACAACTCTTTGTTGATCCATGCCTCGTCACGGCCGGTTGGTAGAATCCATATCCTATGCTACGATGCGTCGTGTGTCTCGCCTGGTTGATGGAactcgagtttttttttaatttgtataTATGGGCCCATACCCCGTTGGTCCTTGGACATGCAGATCCGCTCCACACCGTAGCGTCCGGTGACgactttcaagtttcaacacgAGCTGGCTCTGGAGCGTACAATAATCGATCTTGTTTGGTTTTGTCGCGGTAGCAGCTACGTCATCAGCCGCATGCAATTTGCCAGGCGACGCACGAGCTCTTTGTCGGGACTCGGGGACGCGCTGCCGGCCTCACCGCTAGCTCCCGCGCCGCATGGCCTGCCCGCCACGTCGATCGATCACATACTTTCACACTACCATATTGCAGCGTTGCAGGAGAGTGCTCGGAGCCGGTGGTAGATGGGTCATCATCACTTCCGGTGGCTAATCTTGCAGGAGATGGGCCGATGATAGATGATGGGTCATCATCACTTGCAGGAGAGTGCTCGGAGTCGATGATAGATGGGTCATCATCACTTCAGGTGAGCGCGCGGCCGGCTAACAGCTGGGTGGAGCTTTTGCGTCCAAGTCATCAGTGTTGCTAACCTTTGTCGAGTGGCGGAGTGGGTTGATTAATATATAAGATACTCGAGTGCAAGCTGCTCGTGGATCACGTCTTAGTCTTAAATCTCAAGGGCTGTTCGCATGCTAGAGCTAGAGCTTCAGCTCTAaccacatcgaatgttcggatgctaattagaaggactatacatgagctaattataaaactaattgcagaaatcGTGGGCTAATTCGtgaggcgaatctattaagcctaattaatctattatTAATAAATAGTTAtggtagcaccacattatcaaattataaaTAGATTCATAGTGCGAATAGAGGTTATAAGCCATGTAGCTTAAATATTTGAAGTACAGACAGCAAGAGTCTTGCCTTAGATAGACAAGAAGTTTCTTTTAACAGCTTTCCTTCAAAAATAAACACATCTAGAAGTAATTGCCATCTAGCAATTGCCACCGGATACAAAATACATCTATGTGCAGACCTCAATAACATGTCCTGAATTATGAGCGGcacataaaaatatatttcctCATTTTGGTTCATGGTATCACACAACCATAGGTTGCCAGATTATCCTAACAGGCATATTTCCAACTTACCAAGAACTTGCTTGTCATTAGAACAAGTTTTGAACCAGGCTGCAGCAGTCTCACAATCTACTTGTTGCCGCTCGGTGAAGAAGATGTACTGCAGCACAGCTCTTGCGAGCTCCGACCATCGCCGCAACGATTCCTCGCCGGCAAGGCGGCGACCGTGCGGTACCATTGCTTCTCCGCAGCACCGCCTTTCCAGCTCGTCGGAGACCGCGTCATGCCGCTGCTCGGCCGCTCCTCGTCGCGTGGCGAACTCCGCCACTGCGCCAGAGGCTCCGCGTCACCCGTGCGCGCGGAAGCCGCCGTCTCAGCCCTTCCTCCGTCGCTGGCGCAGTCACATGGTCCGGTGGCTCATCCTCGCTAGGCTCGGCACGCATGGCGGAGCGTGTGGCCAGGTAGTTGCAGACGCTGGACGGGGTAGAAGTAGCAGTGGAGCAGCAACGGCGGCAAGGGGCAAGCAGCAGTGTGCCAGCACTTACGCAGCAGCGCGGTGGAGCTCAGCGTGCGGAGTTGGAAGCTGGATTGTGTGGCTGGGCGAAAGGATAAGGTAGAGGAACGGATAAGGAACaaagagaaaggaagaaaaaaaaataaaaagagaaataaTTGGTTAATTTATAATTATATTTATTAATCATATTCATTTCACGTATAATCACATTGCAAATGGAGTCaaaatataaaatttatctatCAACTAAGTCATATAGGCTATAGCTTActcgaaaaaaaaaatataggcTATTGCTAGGGGCACAATAGGCATTTGGCCTTTTTGATACATTTTCACAATAAGAATAGAAACTGTTTTGGCAAATGGTTTTCAAAATAGTTGTAGCTCCATCGGAGATGACGTGCAATAATTTTATGTTGCTTGATTATAAAATTTATGTTTACATAGAAAAAGCTGATGTTTATAATATAATTTTAATTAGCCTTAAAATATTAGCAACGTACAATCCTAGTAATGTATTACAGAACAAGGGGGATAGAAAATAGAAGCTACGCGCTCTGTCATTTGTTTTCGTTTTGAAAGTCCCGTATTGGAGCTGAGTTGCCTCGTCGTCTCAGCTTGTGGGCTTCGATTTTTATATAGGCCCTTGTGTGCGCCAGCCTTTTATATTGGGTTTTAACTTTGTAGGCCCTTTTATTCTGTTGCAAGGCTCTCTGGTCCGTATGCCTTTTCTGTTCGGGCGGGTTACGACTCTCTCAGTTTGGGCCAAATTCAGAGGGCCTAGCGCCGCCGCACTGGACCCATCCGAATGACCGGGGATCCCCGGCGGCCTACGCGCGCGTGTCGAATGCTCGTAGCTAGAATCTCTTGAGGCTTGGGTGCGTGCGTGTGTATAGATTCCATTCCATTCGGATTGCACCGAACTATCAGTAATTCCGTCTGTATTCACTCCCCTGAGTTTCAAAGAAGCCGAAAGCACGACACCTGGCGGTCTCTCGGTTCGTGCCACTGAAGATAAACAACCATATATCTCTCCAAAAATGGTGGTAAATTCCGCACATTTCGCAGATGCATATTAGCTCCATCAAAGAAGTAACAGAACGCAGCATCGGGCGCACGTGAAACTCGCTGCACTCCGAAAAGGGCTGGGCTTCCACTGGACACTGGACAGCCTCCCTCACGTCACGTATACCACTATATATACCCAGTAGTAGCATTTCGTTGCTACAAAACCGCATGGTTTCCAGACGTACGTGTCATATTCGTCTCTCCCTACTGTCATGTTCTTGGTACTCGTGATTGATCGATCACTTTCAGCCAACCAGCGAACCAAGTCGTATGATAGCGATTTGTAGGGGGCACCCCACCCACATCCTGGCCTGTAGAGTGGAGGCAACGAAAGCGTCATGCACCCGGCAATCTTGTGGCCACCACCACGCTGATTGCGCGAGGACTCGTGACGCGTCTCCCTGCGGTGCGGCAAATGCCAAACTGCCTGGTGACAAGAGCTTAGGGAGAAGCAACGGCGAGAAAGCGATCCGTTGGTCTCAGACACCGAACTGCAATGGGAACAATATTTACGGTTGGAAAAACCGATTTCCTTTTTAGAACAAGGTAGGACTCTTCTTTTATAGTGATCCATGACCTACTTTACATTCCAAAAATATTCTTACCTAACCACTACATTTCTAGaatatgccgtacataaagaTCATTGGAGAAaacatgtacaaattgaactcttccacgtggtcacgcttctcacgccttcttCCCTCTAACCTTGGGGTTTCATCTTCATTTTGAGCTGAGCGCTTAGCCTCGAGTCTTCACCCGCGTCCCAAACCGAGCACCCAGCCTCAAGACTTCTAAGTCGTAAAGTCTTGCAAAAGACCTTAACCTCGAGTGGCTCCCTTCTGAGTGTCATCCCTGAGTAAGGAATATAAGTATGAAAGCTCGGCGTTCGGGTAAGATTCCGAACACTCGAGGGTTAACCCACTTGGCGGTAGTTTTTGTTGTTGTCAATTATTACCCTTGAGCCCTTCCAGGAGCAGAGGCGTTGCGAGGTTACGAGGTTTACCATTCGAGATGCCTTCTCAGAGCGTGGAAGTTAAAAAAGGGTTCCACTTTCCTTGCTACCGACGTGTAACTTGGGAGGTTAAACTTGGGACCCGCTACTGTCATTCGAGGGTAGCTAAATTTTGTTCTTAATTTGGAACCCACAAGACTAGAAAGGTTCCGTGCCTTTTAGCATCTGGCGTACGACTGGCGAGGTTAAAGTTTCCCACAACTAGTTCGAGGGTAACATCTTTTTTCCGACCCCAACACGATCGATGCGCATCGCCGTTGTCTTCTTGTGAAGAGTCTTGTCGCAGGAAATTCTCACCACTAGCCTACCTAAAGCTTGGGAGAGAACCGGATGCGCCATGGGTTACACAAAGCGGCTTGGACCTTGCGCCAATGATGAAGGCTAGGCTATCCCCACGCCTCCGGGCTGAGTGGATGACTGGATGCTCACGTGAACGTGGCGCTGACAATAGTGACATGTCACTTCGAGTCACTGACGAGACGGCCGAGGAACCGTCTGCTGCGATTGCCCCTTTTCTTTCTGGATCAGCTGAGATTGCCAATTTAATTTGCCAACAGGCAACAGATGTTATTAGGCTCTTGCAATGGAAGCAGCGGGTGACTCGAAAACGGGAAGGAAACGAGACGATggttgctgatttttttttttttaactaggTTGCCGGTTTTTGTTTCCCTTCTCTCGCCGCTGATGATTCGTGTGACAGCGACCATTCCGGCTTGCCGGAGGGACACACTGACGGAGATATCGACGCTGTCCTGTACGAATTTGGCTTTCTTTGCGGGACCGTCCATTGAACGAGAATGTTTTGATCTCTTGTGGTGTTGGATTGTTGGAAGTTGCCAGATTCTGTGTCACATAGTTGGTAGATGTTCTATGGCGTTTGTTACAAGTGGAGCAAGACGAATCAGGCTCGGGCACACTTTGAAATAAACAACCGTCTTCTTCGCTGAAACCGACTGAAGGAGGCCTAGAGGAGGCCTAGATGCACGACAATGAGGCGTTTCAGTCAAACAAACACAGCCACCATACGAGAAACACAGAGTACTAAGATTGAAATGCCACATTAGTTTATTGCatatcaaaaaaaatttagcagTCTCTTCATGTCACGTTTAAGGCCCTTTACAGCACACACTTTGCATAGACAAAAGGAGCAAAGTGGGGGGTGGCTTTCAGATCTGCCTCGACTCCTTGAGCAAACAGCGGAACAGCAACCATATGGGACAGCCATGCAAATGCAGGGTATATTCCACAGATGACAGGTCATGCAACAACACAGTTAAGCACCAACGGAAGAACTCAGCCATTCAGTTGATCACATGTTGCGATTAATTTATCTGaaccccaaaccaaacaccagcATAGTTGTACAGATCTCCTACAAACAAAGCTGATCAATGAAACCAGTTGCCTAATAACAATCATTTGGCAGATGGCAGATGCCAGATTGCCACTCTGTCTCAACTATCTATTTAAATTAAAGGCTCTGAATACCATTATCTTATCAGGAGCAGATATCACAATTCAAATGGAATCCCAAAAAGCAATTTTCATACACCACTGGAACAAGAATtcagcaaaaaaaatttaaaaaatatgctACAATTACGGATTGATTATTTGACCGTATCAAATGCACTGTGATATAAAAGGCTCTGCTTATTGCAAGTAGAGTTCTAAAAACAAAACACCCTTTCGTGCAAAACACCCTTTCACGAAGGGAAGTAGGGCAAACAAAAAGGGCTGGTGTCATGGAGCACCCGCTTCTTCTGATCCAGATCAGCATACAATACAATTTGCAGAAGTCGAAGCTAGTGAAAACCATAGAAAATAGGGTGATCTATGCCTTCTCCATTAGCTGCAAGACCTCAGTTGCAGTGGGCAGCGACGGGATTGCCCCTTTCTTCGTGGCGGTGATTGCGCCACATGCATTGGCAAATTTAATCGCCTCCACAAGCTTCTTCTGATCCTGTACAATCAACAGACATTAAATTTCAGTGACATGGAACTGAAAACTGAATGACCAACTTGACATGTAGAACCAACGATCTTTCGGATCAACAAACACATTTCAGGCAACTTACTTGTAGCGAGGATGGATCTTGGACAATCTTTCGGAGCAGAGCACCAACGAACGCATCACCCGCGCCTGTTGTATCAACTTGTTGTACTTTGAAGGAAGGGACAGCTCCATGGAAATCCTGCAATCAAGTATAGCAAACCTGTGAGTCTCAGCTGCAGAATAAGTCCTCAAATTACAATGTGCAAGTTATATACTAAAAGTGTATACTTTGCATTTGAAAGACAGGACCTAGTGAAGTTCGATATAAGCAGTCCATGAATATTATTCAGCATAAGTAACCATTTTCATTGGGTACAAAGGTATAAAGCATACCCTGGTATAGTATTTGCACCCTTGATCTCCAAGAGTCACCAGGAGCAGCTTCATGGTAGGCCGCCACAGCTTCATGACAACATCATCCTCCACTGAGTCGATGCCAGTCAAGAACTCAAGCTCAACCTCACTGACCTTGACAATGTCTGCCTGATCCCAGATACTCAAGATCTTGGTGCGGGCCTCCTCACGGGATGGCCACAATGCCTCCCTCAGGTTCGGGTCATAAGAGAGCAGTGCACCGGCCTCTTTGGCAATCTCCATGGCACGGAGATGTGCTGACCGGCAAGGCTCAGCAATCAAGCTTATTGATCCGTAGTGAAAGACTGCAGCCTGAATACATTACACTTATGAGAATTTATCAGAACAGGGGTGAGGAATGGACACTGATGATGCAAGTTTGTTTGCAAGTTAAAAGTGTTGGATTCTGGGAGATAGCATGAGTGCAGATATTTTCCAGTAGTTTTACGAAAGGTGCACATTTTCGACCATATTTGAAATAAGCATGAATGAATCGAACCATCTAAAAGCGCCTGATAAATGATAATTCTCGATTTAATTCAATCtgggacaaaaaaaaaggaattctATCTAACAAATTGACTGATGAAACAAGCTGTCTGGCAACGTACAGTTCTGCATTTATGTCTTAGAACGATCACACGAAGCACACAATCGGTACAATGAATACGGGCAAAAGCTGAAGTTCGTGACATCAGTTGCAATGCCCACAATTATTGACCCACtagaaagaaacaaaattccAAGTAGAATACATTAATACACGGCAAGGCTAATGATTTCTAAGGCCAGCTCATGCCGATGGATCCAAGAACTACGGGTTTGACTAGTTTCATAACGGCTCTCCTTTGGATTACTTATTTGTCTCCCCCAATTTTTAGGATGAATCACAGAAGCCACATGACCAGATCCAGAAAAGAACAATCCGCCAACTAGAACGCACAACAAGATCCGACCAAAACCAGCAACGAGGGCGCCCACTTTCGCCCAGGAATCTTTGGATTCCACGGGAAGATTCAACACCAAAGCGCCCGAATTAGACGACGGGAAAAAGGGTTACCTTTAACGTGATAAACAAGAACACGCCCAAGAAAAATTACAGGAGCCGCAACCTAAGCCGCACGCGAAACCAGCGCAAGAAACCTAGCGGCCGCGTCCCAGATCCAAGGATCGAAAATCAAGGAATGGGCGGACAGATTCTACCACACTCGATGGGATCGTCCGCAGATCACGGAGCGCGAAGGTACGGGATCACCAGGGAGCCAGGCCAACTCACCCTCTTGATGAGCTCGACGTTGAGCTCGTCGGCGGTGAGGAGCATGTCGGCGCTGGGGTTGCGGTAGAACATGAACTCGCGCTCCCCGTCGGCGCGCAGGGTGACGAAGGCGAGCGCGGTGCGCGCGCCCGCGTCGAagacgacgccgccggcgtcgacgccgTTGTCGCGGAGGATGGCCGCGAGCATGCGGCCGAACTCGTCGTCCCCGAGCTTGCCGACGAAggcggcctcgccgccgaggcgcgagaCCGCGATGGCGACGttggccggcgcgccgccgggggcCTTGAGGAAGGCCGGCGCCTCCGCCAGCGACACCCCCGCCACCGTCGGCACGAAGTCTATCAGCATCTCCCCGAAACTCACCACCagctcccgcccgcccgccattGCCCCCGGCAGTTTGCCCCCCAACAACGCAGCGCACGGACGC
This window encodes:
- the LOC101758553 gene encoding fructokinase-1, encoding MAGGRELVVSFGEMLIDFVPTVAGVSLAEAPAFLKAPGGAPANVAIAVSRLGGEAAFVGKLGDDEFGRMLAAILRDNGVDAGGVVFDAGARTALAFVTLRADGEREFMFYRNPSADMLLTADELNVELIKRAAVFHYGSISLIAEPCRSAHLRAMEIAKEAGALLSYDPNLREALWPSREEARTKILSIWDQADIVKVSEVELEFLTGIDSVEDDVVMKLWRPTMKLLLVTLGDQGCKYYTRDFHGAVPSFKVQQVDTTGAGDAFVGALLRKIVQDPSSLQDQKKLVEAIKFANACGAITATKKGAIPSLPTATEVLQLMEKA